From Macrobrachium rosenbergii isolate ZJJX-2024 chromosome 22, ASM4041242v1, whole genome shotgun sequence, the proteins below share one genomic window:
- the LOC136850539 gene encoding neural-cadherin-like, translated as MEAILQIITNSTLLVTKFIRDGLADSNEHPPFFDQPLYEAEVPEDEAVGTTLLSVAARDPDEISEVRYSISEGNWGDAFFTDPGTGDVILARRLDYETSKKYNLSVTAFDGRHEASACVVIYVTDVNDNPPVFDRPIYRATVTEEEDQRELPRKILQVSVTDADSDGGRGVVFSLSGEGIDVQSPGDSHFAVDPTSGEIFVRKPLDRDSPEGRPVWALTVFAQDEGGKGLVGYSEVTVTVKDINDSPPVFKQAVYRCNVTENGERGIFVAQMEAEDRDDPSEGANARITYSITKNAIDEATGRLVFGIDETSGQITTSICCLDREKTPQYSLQVVAMDGGGLNGTATADVLVLDTNDSPPRFTKAFWRAEAEESEEPFIANRTILNVTVLDDDEANDFHFEIPEAYKVAADVFTIEAIGDGIGAIRLAKPLDFEDPSQRSGFEFQIVVSDVGEVTAEARTASSWVEIRIKDVNDNAPVFKEDTVEVSISEKMIVGSAISTFVATDVDNEGRGKISYTVDSQSDKLRQFSVSNDGTVKLQRPLDRETVPRHLILIKASDDGIPQKTSTASLIVNVLDENDNAPRFSRKYFPILPENQPSRKIIEVSAVDDDDTTRGNGPPFHFALDSSSSAAEIWSLFSVEHNTTGDNGQGTAVVSSLGSFDREMLKEYHLPIVIVDSGHPPMTGTSTLVITIGDENDNPMNPGEKRVLVYTHKSISQETQIGRVYVNDPDDWDLVDKTFNWSGKPHPNFILDEDSGMITMVAATRRGEYFLEFLVHDHKHSQYNVKASVTVSVSYIPERVVQQAASLRIADTTDDNFIQTWYYLVNDSVPSKADLFRREISEMLNTDADNVHIFSLKLSQSRPPVTDIRFTVFDGYYFEAGLLSALLMEQKNVIETKIGISIIMIGISECLDENVPCDGSCTSKLVISDEPYLVDANRTSVVSVNVNVIPECACQANDFSIANVKKQTACSPNPCKNPGKCIREKDGTHCACSKGPPGPRCQMLTRTFEGSGYSWFPSLATCDKNHVSVEFVTVHKHGLIFYNDALALSWERGRFTSDFILLEIENGQLRLLTDYGSGTIQLKVNGTENLADGRWHRVDLFLDTRSVSMEVDHCMTAVVQEPHKQLKGMFDTSSCRAESQVPLTADT; from the exons ATGGAAGCCATACTGCAGATCATCACCAACAGCACCTTGCTTG TGACCAAATTCATCCGAGACGGTCTTGCCGACAGCAACGAGCACCCGCCGTTCTTCGACCAGCCTCTATACGAAGCCGAGGTTCCTGAGGATGAAGCTGTGGGAACTACTCTGCTTTCCGTTGCTGCTCGGGACCCTGATGAAA TATCTGAAGTCCGCTACAGCATTTCGGAGGGGAATTGGGGAGATGCGTTTTTCACAGACCCAGGAACTGGCGACGTCATTCTCGCTCGCCGTCTGGATTACGAAACGTCGAAGAAG TACAACCTAAGCGTGACAGCGTTTGATGGACGCCACGAGGCCTCGGCCTGTGTGGTGATATACGTGACAGATGTCAACGACAATCCCCCCGTGTTTGATCGGCCCATCTATCGGGCCACTGTCACCGAAGAAGAAGATCAGAGGGAACTCCCGAGAAAGATTCTGCAG GTGAGCGTGACTGATGCTGATTCGGACGGGGGGAGAGGCGTCGTTTTTTCCCTCTCGGGCGAAGGAATCGACGTCCAAAGCCCAGGTGATTCCCACTTCGCCGTCGATCCCACGAGTGGGGAGATCTTCGTCAGGAAG CCCCTCGACCGAGACTCGCCCGAGGGGCGCCCAGTGTGGGCGCTGACGGTGTTCGCCCAAGACGAGGGAGGGAAGGGCCTCGTTGGATACAGCGAAGTCACTGTCACCGTCAAGGACATCAATGACAGTCCTCCGGTCTTCAAGCAG GCTGTGTACCGTTGCAACGTCACAGAAAACGGAGAGAGGGGAATTTTCGTGGCCCAGATGGAGGCGGAGGACCGCGACGACCCCAGCGAAGGAGCCAACGCCAGGATCACTTACTCGATCACGAAGAACGCCATCGACGAAGCCACGGGGCGTCTCGTGTTCGGCATCGACGAGACCAGCGGCCAGATCACGACGAGTATCTGCTGTCTCGATCGGGAGAAGACGCCCCAATATTCCCTCCAGGTCGTGGCCATGGATGGAGGAGGTCTCAacg GCACAGCCACAGCCGACGTCCTCGTGCTAGACACCAACGACTCTCCACCGCGATTCACAAAGGCCTTCTGGAGAGCCGAAGCTGAGGAATCAGAGGAGCCCTTCATCGCCAACAGAACCATCCTCAACGTCACCGTTCTCGATGACGACGAAGCGAACGACTTCCATTTCGAGATTCCAGAAGCTTACAAAGTGGCGGCAGATGTGTTTACCATAGAGGCCATCGGCGATGGGATCGGAGCGATCAGACTGGCTAAACCTCTGGATTTCGAAGACCCGTCGCAGAGGTCAGGCTTTGAGTTTCAGATCGTCGTTTCGGATGTCGGAGAGGTCACAGCAGAAGCACGTACCGCTTCTTCCTGGGTAGAGATAAGAATAAAGGATGTGAATGATAATGCTCCAGTTTTTAAGGAAGATACAGTAGAGGTGAGCATCTCTGAAAAAATGATCGTCGGTTCAGCCATAAGTACGTTTGTCGCTACTGATGTGGATAATGAGGGAAGGGGCAAGATTTCGTACACGGTAGACTCACAGTCAGACAAGCTGCGACAGTTTTCAGTTAGCAACGATGGCACTGTGAAACTCCAGCGTCCATTAGACAGAGAGACTGTTCCTCGACATCTTATACTTATCAAGGCCTCTGATGATGGCATCCCCCAAAAGACTAGTACGGCTAGCTTGATCGTCAATGTTCTGGATGAAAATGACAATGCACCAAGGTTCAGTAGAAAGTATTTTCCTATTCTACCAGAAAATCAACcttcaagaaaaattattgaGGTGTCTGCAGTAGATGACGATGACACCACTAGAGGCAATGGGCCCCCATTCCACTTTGCATTAGATTCGTCATCATCCGCTGCTGAAATCTGGTCTTTGTTTTCAGTGGAGCACAATACCACAGGGGACAATGGTCAGGGAACTGCAGTAGTATCTTCACTTGGAAGTTTTGATAGAGAGATGCTGAAGGAATACCACCTGCCAATCGTTATAGTAGACTCAGGGCATCCACCTATGACTGGCACTTCTACTCTCGTTATAACCATAGGAGATGAAAATGACAACCCAATGAATCCAGGAGAGAAACGTGTCTTGGTATATACACATAAGAGCATATCCCAGGAAACCCAAATTGGCCGCGTCTATGTGAATGACCCTGACGACTGGGACTTGGTAGACAAAACCTTTAATTGGAGTGGTAAACCACATCCCAATTTTATCTTGGATGAAGATTCTGGTATGATCACCATGGTTGCTGCTACGAGAAGGGGAGAATATTTCCTGGAGTTTCTTGTCCATGACCACAAACATTCGCAGTATAACGTCAAAGCTAGTGTCACTGTAAGTGTCAGTTACATTCCTGAGAGAGTTGTTCAACAAGCTGCTTCTCTGAGAATTGCTGACACAACAGATGATAATTTTATTCAGACCTGGTATTACCTTGTAAATGATTCTGTGCCAAGTAAGGCTGATTTGTTTAGAAGAGAAATTTCAGAAATGCTGAACACAGATGCAGATAACGTCCACATCTTCAGTTTGAAACTTAGCCAAAGTAGACCACCAGTGACGGATATTCGGTTTACTGTCTTTGATGGCTACTACTTTGAGGCAGGGCTATTAAGTGCTCTCCTAATGGAgcaaaaaaatgttattgaaacGAAGATAGGCATAAGCATCATAATGATTGGAATAAGTGAATGCCTTGATGAAAATGTGCCTTGTGACGGGTCTTGCACAAGCAAACTCGTCATTTCTGATGAGCCTTACTTAGTAGATGCTAATAGAACCTCAGTCGTTAGTGTTAACGTTAATGTGATCCCTGAATGTGCCTGTCAAGCAAATGATTTTTCCATagcaaatgtaaaaaaacaaacagcGTGTTCCCCTAATCCCTGTAAAAACCCTGGAAAATGCATCAGAGAAAAAGACGGGACTCACTGTGCATGCTCTAAAGGACCTCCAGGTCCAAGGTGCCAGATGTTAACAAGGACGTTTGAAGGTAGTGGCTATAGCTGGTTCCCAAGTCTGGCAACATGTGACAAGAACCACGTAAGTGTAGAGTTTGTGACTGTGCATAAACATGGACTCATATTCTACAATGACGCCTTGGCTCTGTCTTGGGAGAGGGGGCGTTTCACCTCCGACTTCATTTTGCTTGAGATTGAAAATGGGCAGTTGAGGCTCCTGACTGACTATGGCTCTGGTACGATTCAACTGAAGGTTAACGGAACGGAAAATCTGGCAGACGGGCGATGGCACAGAGTCGATTTGTTTTTGGACACTAGG AGTGTGAGCATGGAAGTGGATCACTGCATGACAGCAGTTGTTCAAGAACCACACAAACAACTAAAAGGAATGTTTGATACATCAAGTTGCCGAGCAGAAAGTCAGGTTCCCCTTACAGCAGATACCTGA